ttcatgcttCTGTATTTATCCCCATCTGGCCCCTAGGACTCCACTGGAATGCTCTGGCTTAATTTGCGCTAACAGTCAAGTTGCAAACACTGACTGGATTTGCGGGAATAGTCTAGCCCTAAAGATTGACTGGACTTTCGGGAGTTGCATGGGTCTTTCCAAGAGTTGAACCCATCTTTGGTCCGGACAGTAGCCAGCTTGGACAGGAGGGTGTTCCTCCGGATGCTGCTGTCCGAGTCCACTTTGTGTAACGTGTTTTGGGGTTTGTTCCAGCAGGGGAAACAGGCTAAGAAGTCATAGAGGAGGTGTCCGCTGAAGAGCATGTAGATCCACGGGTTACAGCAGCTGTTGAGACTCGCCAGCAGGGCAGAGAGGGTCACCGCTGCATTTTCAGAATCTGAAAAGAGAAGGATTGAGTGATGTAGCTTTGGGGTTAAAGATTTGGGCTGGTAACTGAAAGGTTGCAGGTTAAAACAGTAACATCCAGTTGAACTACATTCTGTTGTGACTTTGTAGTAGATTGGATTTCTTGTTTCTGAAAAtaatttgctttatttggtactctactggggtggtgttagcgcagtggataagacgcatgcctgtggtgtgggagacccgggttcgaatccactgtgaaccgccagtgtgtccctgagcaagacacttaacccctagttgctccagaggcgtgcgacctctgacatatatagcaattgtaagtcgctttggataaaagcgtcagctaaatgaataaatgtaaatgtaaatgtaaactcttGAGACTTTGCACAGTAGGTTTATTCTCTGATTATAGGTTCTCCTGTTCAGTTATAGATAGATCAATATGCCCTGTCTTATGGAATACTGACTAAGTATTACGTTGTGTTATCAATGATTTTTCATTCCATTGTGCAAAAGTATGTCTCAAGATTGGAAGACAAACTTCCAAAAAGGCAATATTAGTTTTATATAATGAAGCATTATGCAACagcacagtatacacacacacacacacactgatagtaATGAAAAACAGTAATACAACCTCTTGAATCCTGTAATCTCAAAGGAATGCTAATGGAATTCAGAAAAGAGTCCTCTGAGAGACAGATAAGATCTTCCTGATAAACTGAAGTTCTGATCTGGAAAATACATTAAATGGAATCCAGTCTGATCTTTGGTTCTTTCTTGTTTGGTCTTTTTAGAAGTGGTTTCTAATTACTATAGAAATTGCATTAGCGTTTTCATTAGCAAGGAGATTAAAACCATGCCTGCAGTTATTTTTGGAGATGCTATTACTAGTATTCTGAATTGCCAGAATTAGGGGTTATTGGGTTATTGGGCGAATATATTGGGTTATTATTCAGCCTAGATTGCCCAACTAAGGCTCGAAATAAAACCGATGAAAGATTAGGTTGTCttgtattgttttataattcattcatttatttattttttatatatatttaggttTCCAAAAGTTTTCAGTAACTACAAAATCAGATTCGCGAACGGAAATAGCATTTGCGCGAGGAGGTATCCAGCACGAGCTGCtggattgttttgttttatacggtaaatagaacaaaaaaatatataaatacaattaaaatgtattattgtaagaattataaacgaaaacaaaaactgtgttttGTTTATACTTTAAGATGTTTACCTAAGGTTTTAACCGCTCTAGCGCGACAAAAGACAAACTTTCACCGTTCGCGCCAGAAACTACGATTTGCGTTTTAAAACAAACTCTCAgaaattttttgaatatttttttaatttaatacagtGCTGAAATGTATTTACACGTGCCACCCTGATCAACTTACCATCCCAGGAGAAGTTTTCATCCCAGACGGACCACATTTGCACGATGAAGAACGGAGCCCAGCACACAATATACGCCAAAACAATCACGAATGTCATCTTCACTGTTCTTAGTTTGGCTCTTGAGATGATGGTGACACTGCTGACAGAGCCCTTTCCAATCATCCCGTCCTTAGTGCTGTGCAGAGTGCCTCTCTTGGTCTTGGACTTGAAGTTCTTCCAGATACTGTGGCATATGAACCCGTAGCAGATCATGAGGATGATGACAGGGAGGAGGAAGATGCCCACGGTGATCCAGGTGATGTAGGCTCGGATGCCCCACGGCTCGACGAAGTGCCCCCAGCAGTCATACACATCCGAGCCGTTCTGGATCTCACTCAGAGAGAAGATGAAGTATTGAGGGGTGCTGAGCAACAGGCTGCAGAGCCATGTGGACCCGATCATGATGTAGGCGCGCTTCGTGGGCTGCTGGAGGGTCTTCAGAGGGTGGCATATGGCGATGTAGCGGTCCAgtgtcatcatcaccatcatataGGTGGACGCGAACATGCCTAGGACTTGGAGATGCTTGACAATCCGGCAAAGAAAGTCAGGTCCGTAAAACCTGAATGTGATCTCCCAGCAGAGCTGTGGAAGAACCTGGAAGAAAGCCACCACCAGGTCCGCGAGGCTCAGGTGCTTAATGAACAAGTGCATCCGTGAGCTCTTCTTCTTGGTGTTGTGCATTGCCAGCAGCACGCACAGATTTCCGATCACCGCAACGAGGAAGGTGACGCTTAAAACCGTGATCTCCATTTTGGCCACTTCTTCGTTCCTGCCGAACGGGTCGTTGTCGTTGTTCGCCGTGGTTTGGTTCGACTCGTTGCCCATGGTTGGGTTTGGAAACGAGATGTGATTTTCATGCGTAAAATCTTGCGCGTGCTCTCAGGTACGTGGAGAGGTGCGCGCTAGGCAGAGCTTCATTGCGCACGGATTCTCGTGCGTAAAAGGCAGCAATGGGAATTCCCTACAGAGACTTCAAGCGTGTGCACTCTTAGACTGAAGAGGACAGATGCATTTAAGTCTACAAGACGTGGATCACATTCTGGTGGTGCACATGTGCTTCAGTTGTGGTGATCTGACGCGTAAAGGTCATGACGATCGCCAGACAAGCGCTGCTTTCCTTAAATCCAGCCCCAGTGAAGAGGGTGGCAAGCTCAAGAGCCGCCCTCTCTCTTCGAATGCACGCCCCTAACCAAAAAAATCTCTTGAATCCTAAAAACAACCGTACAAGTAAAAGCAAGTATTTGTTGGGCGCGCCCTCAGTGTAACCAACGGAGCGTGTTcagtttaatttataacataCAAATATGCTTCAATCATTTAtgcaagtcaagtcacatttttaatatgtgatattaaatataacaatacTTAATTTTCGATTGCCTGagcatgtatgtgtatgtgtaaataAAGAGCAAGGTGCGGCGAGGAAACAAACCATAAAATACAATTTGATTTTGGTGTAAAATGCTTACAATATATGCCTAATtgtacttttttgtaaaaaaaaaaaaaaaaaaaatagatttgtcAATGCCATCAAATTTTGTAATAGTATATTACAGTTGCAAGGTTTTCAACAGTGATGAAGCAGGCGCTGGGTTTAATGAGCCAGATGTGGTCACTGAGAAA
The DNA window shown above is from Carassius carassius chromosome 26, fCarCar2.1, whole genome shotgun sequence and carries:
- the LOC132105599 gene encoding arg8-vasotocin receptor, translated to MGNESNQTTANNDNDPFGRNEEVAKMEITVLSVTFLVAVIGNLCVLLAMHNTKKKSSRMHLFIKHLSLADLVVAFFQVLPQLCWEITFRFYGPDFLCRIVKHLQVLGMFASTYMMVMMTLDRYIAICHPLKTLQQPTKRAYIMIGSTWLCSLLLSTPQYFIFSLSEIQNGSDVYDCWGHFVEPWGIRAYITWITVGIFLLPVIILMICYGFICHSIWKNFKSKTKRGTLHSTKDGMIGKGSVSSVTIISRAKLRTVKMTFVIVLAYIVCWAPFFIVQMWSVWDENFSWDDSENAAVTLSALLASLNSCCNPWIYMLFSGHLLYDFLACFPCWNKPQNTLHKVDSDSSIRRNTLLSKLATVRTKDGFNSWKDPCNSRKSSQSLGLDYSRKSSQCLQLDC